A genomic window from Aquabacterium sp. OR-4 includes:
- a CDS encoding TonB-dependent receptor — protein sequence MPAPSATHLAARLAIALAAASALPVTQAQAQAQEPAQTPSPDAADAQVVVTATRSSKALAQIPGAVSVITRRDIEAQGLVSEDPGALLSLQVPGYAPSTQKLSNFGEGLRGRTALLLLDGIPQTNPLRFGGREGYFADAMVVSRIEVVSGASAMQGMGATGGILNTITRRAEQVGTHHTVALKYGSQGHADSHSWKLGYLLEHRGEGADAVDVLAYLGARSQDVGVDGQGRRLAVESLHEAADAFVKIGRDFGEQRLQLMVNRFESRGFDNWVNVPGSRATGVPTSSQAAPMAWDVPRNRVQSASLDWTHASLGGGAASVQLFWQDFAARYTGGVISTFQDTRLAPSGTLVDQSEVLAEKQGLRSSWVRPNLLLQGLELTLGLDLLRDTSSQRLTQTGRMWVPPLNFSSTAPFTQLEYTQGPLTLRGGLRDERSRLQVDDYSTLAFYGSRAVAGGTRRAHELVKSLGGVWRFGQSGWSSFVSYNEGFGPPDAGLILRAVRTAGQSVNKLVDLQPVVTENRELGLAWRGNTAQVTASVYESSSDLGSQIVVTNSIGTVQRVPIVVKGFELAAQWQPTTALRLDATYARTRGRTAAGADLPLTLDLGARSQSPDKLVLGAGWQFAPGWHAQASAARWFPRDANVGRYSGTTLLDEHFAGYTVADLSLRWQSPWGDLGLGVENLFNRQFITYYSQSHYAGADDDYYAGRGRALNLSWQRRF from the coding sequence ATGCCCGCGCCATCGGCCACCCACCTGGCGGCACGGCTGGCCATCGCCCTGGCCGCCGCCTCGGCCCTGCCGGTCACCCAGGCTCAGGCTCAGGCTCAGGAGCCAGCCCAGACGCCCTCGCCTGACGCCGCCGATGCGCAGGTGGTGGTCACCGCCACACGCAGCAGCAAGGCCCTGGCGCAGATTCCGGGCGCGGTGAGCGTCATCACCCGCCGCGACATCGAGGCCCAGGGCCTGGTCAGTGAAGACCCCGGTGCGCTGCTCTCGCTGCAGGTGCCGGGCTATGCACCGTCCACGCAGAAGCTGTCGAACTTTGGCGAGGGCTTGCGCGGCCGCACCGCACTGCTGCTGCTGGACGGCATTCCGCAGACCAACCCGCTGCGCTTCGGCGGGCGCGAGGGCTACTTTGCCGATGCGATGGTGGTCTCACGCATCGAGGTGGTCAGCGGTGCCTCGGCCATGCAGGGCATGGGCGCCACCGGCGGCATCCTCAACACCATCACCCGGCGTGCCGAGCAGGTGGGCACGCACCACACGGTGGCGCTGAAGTACGGCAGCCAGGGCCATGCCGACAGCCACAGCTGGAAGCTGGGCTACCTGCTCGAGCACCGCGGCGAGGGCGCCGACGCCGTCGATGTGCTGGCCTACCTGGGCGCCCGCAGCCAGGACGTGGGCGTGGACGGCCAGGGGCGGCGCCTGGCGGTGGAATCGCTGCACGAGGCGGCCGATGCCTTCGTGAAGATCGGCCGTGACTTCGGCGAGCAGCGCCTGCAGCTGATGGTCAACCGCTTCGAGAGCCGCGGCTTCGACAACTGGGTCAACGTGCCGGGCAGCCGGGCCACCGGCGTGCCCACCAGCTCGCAGGCCGCGCCGATGGCCTGGGATGTGCCGCGCAACCGCGTGCAGTCGGCCAGCCTGGACTGGACGCACGCCAGCCTGGGCGGCGGCGCCGCCAGCGTGCAGCTGTTCTGGCAGGACTTCGCGGCGCGCTACACCGGTGGCGTGATCTCCACCTTCCAGGACACCCGCCTGGCGCCCAGCGGCACGCTGGTCGACCAGAGCGAGGTGCTGGCCGAGAAGCAGGGCCTGCGCAGCAGCTGGGTGCGGCCCAACCTGCTGCTGCAGGGCCTGGAGCTGACCCTCGGCCTCGACCTGCTGCGCGACACCTCGTCGCAGCGCCTGACCCAGACCGGCCGCATGTGGGTGCCGCCGCTCAACTTCAGCAGCACGGCCCCGTTCACCCAGCTCGAGTACACCCAGGGCCCGCTGACCCTGCGCGGCGGCCTGCGCGACGAGCGCAGCCGCCTGCAGGTGGACGACTACAGCACGCTGGCCTTCTACGGCAGCCGCGCGGTGGCCGGCGGCACGCGCCGCGCGCACGAGCTGGTCAAGAGCCTGGGCGGGGTGTGGCGTTTCGGGCAGAGCGGCTGGTCGAGCTTTGTCTCCTACAACGAGGGCTTCGGCCCGCCCGACGCCGGCCTGATCCTGCGCGCGGTGCGCACCGCCGGGCAATCGGTGAACAAGCTGGTCGACCTGCAGCCGGTGGTCACCGAGAACCGCGAGCTGGGCCTGGCCTGGCGCGGCAATACGGCCCAGGTGACGGCCTCGGTGTACGAGTCGAGCTCCGATCTGGGCAGCCAGATCGTCGTCACCAACAGCATCGGCACGGTGCAGCGCGTGCCCATCGTCGTGAAGGGTTTCGAGCTGGCCGCCCAGTGGCAGCCGACGACGGCCTTGCGCCTGGATGCCACCTATGCCCGCACCCGTGGCCGCACGGCCGCCGGCGCCGACCTGCCGCTGACGCTGGATCTGGGCGCGCGCTCGCAGAGCCCTGACAAGCTGGTGCTGGGCGCCGGCTGGCAGTTCGCCCCCGGCTGGCACGCCCAGGCCAGCGCGGCGCGCTGGTTCCCGCGCGACGCCAACGTGGGCCGGTACTCGGGCACCACGCTGCTCGATGAGCACTTTGCCGGCTACACCGTGGCCGATCTGTCGCTGCGCTGGCAATCGCCCTGGGGCGACCTGGGCCTGGGCGTCGAGAACCTGTTCAACCGCCAGTTCATCACCTACTACAGCCAGTCGCACTACGCCGGTGCCGACGACGACTACTACGCCGGCCGCGGCCGCGCGCTCAACCTGAGCTGGCAGCGCCGCTTCTGA